In Thermanaerothrix sp., the genomic window CGCCTCGCGAGCTCGGACCTACGCTGGTCCAGCTCCGCCTCATAGGTCCTGTATATCCTCTCAAACCTGGCTATGCGCTGCCTCATCAAGGGACACCACCCCCCTCATCTCAAAAGGGCGCAAGCTCCAAAAGCCTTGACACGGTCTCCTCAAAACCGCTTCTCTCGTGCATCCCCTGTCTTAGGAAGTTTCGGACCTCCTCCAGGTGTTCCAAAGCCCAGTCTATCCTGGAATTGCTGCCCGCCCTGTAGGCCCCTATGTTTATGAGGTCCTGGGCCTCCTCGTAAACCGCCAGCAGCTCCCTGACCCTTCCCGCCGCCATAAGGTGCTCCTCCGAAACTATGCTGGGCATGACGCGGCTCACGCTGCGCCCCACCTCCACGGAGGGATAGTGGTTCTTGGCCGCCAACGAACGGCTAAGTACTATGTGGCCGTCCAGGATGCCCCGCACCGTATCCGCCACGGGCTCGTTCATGTCGTCCCCCTCCACCAGAACGGTGTATATGGCGGTGATGCTACCCCGCTCCCCAGCGCCGGACCTCTCCAGAAGCCTCGGGAGAAACGCGAACACCGATGGGGTGTACCCCTTGGTGGCCGGCGGCTCCCCTATGGCAAGCCCCACGTCACGCTGGGCCATGGCCACCCGGGTGACCGAGTCCATCATGAGCAGCACGTTGGCCCCCTGGTCTCGGAAGTACTCCGCCACAGCGGTGGCGGTGAGCGAAGCCTTGAGCCTCACCAGCGGGGGCTGGTCCGATGTGGCCACCACCACCACGGACCTCTTAAGCCCCTCGGGCCCCAGGTCCCGGTCCACGAACTCCCTGACCTCCCTGCCCCGTTCACCCACCAGGGCTATGACGTTCACGTCCGCCTCGGTGTTGCGGGCCATCATCCCAAGAAGCACGCTCTTGCCAACGCCGGAGCCGGCGAATATGCCCACCCTCTGGCCCTGGCCCAACGTCAAAAGGCCGTCTATCACCCGTACCCCCACCGAAAGGGGGCGCTCTATCATCTGGCGCCTCAAGGGGTGCGGGGGCGAAGCGTAAAGGGGGTAGAACTCGCTGGCCCCCACGGGCCCCAGGTCGTCTATGGGGTTCCCAAGGCCGTCCAGGATCCTCCCCAACAGATCCTCCCCCACGTGGACCCCAAGGGTGGGGCCAAGGGCCGCCACGTCGCAGCCCGGACCTATGTCGTTGAGGTCCCCAAGGGGCATCAGCAACACCCGGTCGTCCCGGAAGCCCACCACCTCCGCCTTCAAGGGGTTCCTGCGGTTCCTAAAGGATATCTCGCAAAGGTCCCCAACCTGCACGTCCGGCCCCTGGGACTCTATGACGAGGCCAACCACCTGAACCACCCGGCCGTTGAGCCGTATGAGCTCCGTCCTGTCAAGCCGCCCCTCAAGGGCCTTTAAAACCTCAATCCCCCTCAACTTCGTCTCCTCCGAAGAGAAGGGACGACACCTGAAGTCCCACCTGCTCCAGCTGGGTCCTCCATCGGGCGTCGTAGACCCCAAGGTTCGTCTCCACTATGCAGCTCCCCTTGTCCACGTCGGGGTCTGGGATAACCTCAAGATGCCGGTTGCCCCGAAGCAGGTCCCCAAACTCCGCCAGGGCCCTCTCCACGTTGCCGTGGTCCTCGGGGTTAAGGTACACGAGCAGCCTCTCCCGGTCGCTTATCTTGGCGAGCACCCCTTTAAGGACCCGCAAGGCCACCCCTTCGTCCATCCGAACCCGGTCAAGGAGCATCCTGGAAAGGGTCTTCTCCCACAGCCTCACCATCTGGGGCACCAAAAGCCCCAGCAACGCCTCCCGTTCCTCCTCCAGGGACCTATGGAACCGCTCCGCCATCCCCAGGGCCTCCTGGAACTTGGACCGGTAAAGTTCTTCCATCTCCTCCCTGGCGGACCGAAGGCCCTCCTCCCGGCCTTGCCTTAGGCCCTCCTCCCGGCCCTCCGCCTCCGCCTCAGAGCGGGCCTCCTGGATCTTAATGGCCGCCTCCTTGAGAAAGGCCTCCCTCTCCTCCTCCTGGCGGAGCTTCAAGGAGACCAGCTCCCCCTCCAGGGCGGCAGCCCTGTCCTGAGCCCTCTTGAGCTCCTCCTCCAGAAGGGCCAACCGCTCCCTTAAAAGGTCCTCTTCCGAGGGGGCGGCATTTGGGAGCTCCTTTGGGTCATCCCCCTTCAAGGGATCCTCCAAAGGCCTAGCCTTGGCGCCTATCCGAACCGCCTCGGGCAGCACTCGGACCGCCTTCAAGAGTCTGTGACGGGAGCTAGACAACCAGCTCCTCCTCTCCACCCCTGGCTATGACGATCTCTCCCGCCTCCTCCAGGGAACGCACTATGTTCACTATCTTCTGCTGGGCCTCCTCCACCATTCTGACCCGCACGGGACCCATGAAGTCCATGTCCTCCTTCAGCATGTCCGCCGCCCGCTTGGACATGTTGCGGAAGAACTTCGCCTTCAGCTCCTCCGTGGCTCCCTTCAGGGCCAGGGCGAGGTCCTTCATGTCCACCTCACGGAGCACCCGCTGCAGGGACCGGTCGTCCATGCCCATGATGTCCTCGAACACGAAGAGCCGTTTCTTTATCTCCTCCGCCAGCTCCGGATCCTGTTCCTCCAGGGCCTCTATTATGTTCCGCTCGGTACCCCGGTCCACCCGGTTTATTATGGCCACCACCGCGTCCACCCCTCCCGCCATGGTGAAGTCCTGCCCCATGACGGTGGAGAGCTTCCTCTCCAGCACCCGCTCCACCTCCCGAAGCACCTCCGGGGTTATCCGGTCCATCCGGGCTATGCGCCGGGCCACGTCCCACTGGGAGGAAGGCGGAAGGCCGCCCAGTACCTGCCCCGCCTGCTCCGGCGAAAGGTAAGACAGTATGAGGGCGATGGTCTGGGGATGCTCCCCCTGGATGAAGGATATGAGCTGCGACGGGTCCGCATGGCGCACGAAGTCGAAGGGGCGCACCTGAAGGCTGGCGGTGATCCGCCGCAGGATGTCCTGGGCCCGCTCGGGGCCCAGGGCCTGCTCAAGCAGCTTCCTGGCGTAGTCCACGCCCCCCTGGGTCATGAACTCCCGGGCCATTATTATCTCCTGGGCCTCCTTGAGGACCTCGAGCTTCGTCTCCGGGGTTATCTTCCTCATGTTGGCTATCTCAAGGGTAAGAAGCTCTATGGTGGCGTCGTCCAGGTGACGGTAAACCTGGGCTGACACCTCCGGCCCTATGGCCACCAAGAATATGGCGGCCTTCTCCCTGCCCCTGAGGTCCTTGGCCTTTGCCATCTCAACCCGCCCTTCCTAGATGTCCTCCGCCAACCAGTTCTTTATAAGGTTGGCCACTTCCTCCGGGTTGTTGGAGGCGTAAAATCTGAGCTGCTCTTCCAGTATGGCCAGCTCCCCCTGGGCGGTCATAAGCTCCGGGTTCTCCAAAAGCTCCTTGAGGGACGGGGCCTTCTCCCCTCCCTCCTGGGGGACCAGCCTGGCCAGCGCCGCAAGGCGCCTGCGCTTGTACCACACGAAACCCGCCCCGGCGGCCACGGCCAGCACCAAAAGCCCAACCAGGGCGGCGCCTATCAGCTTCTGGCGCCTCTCCGCCTCCAGCTGGGCCAGCATCTGGTCCGCCAGGGTGGTGTCGAACTTCATGGCCTGGATCACCAGCTTGTCACCCCTGGCCTCGTCAAGGCCTATGGCGGCGGCCACTGTCTGCCTTAAACCCTGCACCTTAGCGTCATCCAGCTCCCCGTCCACGATGACCGAGGCGGAAAGACGCTTCACCGACCCCGGCGTGGCCACCGTCTGGGACTCCTGGGTGGTTATGTCGTAGTTGGTCACCGTGTCGGTCTTGTTGTACTCCACGT contains:
- the fliI gene encoding flagellar protein export ATPase FliI, whose amino-acid sequence is MRGIEVLKALEGRLDRTELIRLNGRVVQVVGLVIESQGPDVQVGDLCEISFRNRRNPLKAEVVGFRDDRVLLMPLGDLNDIGPGCDVAALGPTLGVHVGEDLLGRILDGLGNPIDDLGPVGASEFYPLYASPPHPLRRQMIERPLSVGVRVIDGLLTLGQGQRVGIFAGSGVGKSVLLGMMARNTEADVNVIALVGERGREVREFVDRDLGPEGLKRSVVVVATSDQPPLVRLKASLTATAVAEYFRDQGANVLLMMDSVTRVAMAQRDVGLAIGEPPATKGYTPSVFAFLPRLLERSGAGERGSITAIYTVLVEGDDMNEPVADTVRGILDGHIVLSRSLAAKNHYPSVEVGRSVSRVMPSIVSEEHLMAAGRVRELLAVYEEAQDLINIGAYRAGSNSRIDWALEHLEEVRNFLRQGMHERSGFEETVSRLLELAPF
- a CDS encoding FliH/SctL family protein, whose product is MAERFHRSLEEEREALLGLLVPQMVRLWEKTLSRMLLDRVRMDEGVALRVLKGVLAKISDRERLLVYLNPEDHGNVERALAEFGDLLRGNRHLEVIPDPDVDKGSCIVETNLGVYDARWRTQLEQVGLQVSSLLFGGDEVEGD
- the fliG gene encoding flagellar motor switch protein FliG; the protein is MAKAKDLRGREKAAIFLVAIGPEVSAQVYRHLDDATIELLTLEIANMRKITPETKLEVLKEAQEIIMAREFMTQGGVDYARKLLEQALGPERAQDILRRITASLQVRPFDFVRHADPSQLISFIQGEHPQTIALILSYLSPEQAGQVLGGLPPSSQWDVARRIARMDRITPEVLREVERVLERKLSTVMGQDFTMAGGVDAVVAIINRVDRGTERNIIEALEEQDPELAEEIKKRLFVFEDIMGMDDRSLQRVLREVDMKDLALALKGATEELKAKFFRNMSKRAADMLKEDMDFMGPVRVRMVEEAQQKIVNIVRSLEEAGEIVIARGGEEELVV